One genomic window of Mucilaginibacter sp. SJ includes the following:
- a CDS encoding DUF6252 family protein, translated as MRKIQLLMLFVLSAIIFQGCKKDVVTSASTTSDQILAATINGTSWIPDDVTATINYDATAKTKSFSVVGTADLKRVKWTITLSDANATNVNTFPVATYKVDATNRVNMAYFTSTGGTSYNQVGVVEPGSGSIIITSIDPSKNVITGTYSMTTKKVNYNDDGTIASIETSQILGGTFTNLPYTFTQVSN; from the coding sequence ATGAGGAAAATCCAACTATTAATGCTGTTCGTTTTATCAGCTATAATATTCCAGGGCTGTAAAAAGGACGTTGTTACTTCTGCTTCCACTACTTCCGACCAAATACTTGCCGCAACTATAAATGGTACATCATGGATCCCTGATGATGTTACCGCTACTATAAATTATGATGCCACTGCTAAAACAAAATCATTTAGTGTAGTTGGTACTGCTGACCTGAAAAGAGTAAAATGGACGATTACTTTAAGTGATGCTAATGCTACCAATGTCAATACTTTTCCGGTGGCTACTTATAAGGTTGACGCTACCAACAGGGTAAATATGGCTTATTTCACATCAACTGGCGGTACATCTTATAATCAGGTAGGTGTGGTTGAGCCAGGTTCGGGTTCTATCATAATTACCTCTATAGATCCATCAAAAAATGTGATAACCGGTACCTATAGTATGACCACCAAAAAGGTAAACTATAATGATGATGGTACCATAGCATCTATTGAAACGTCGCAGATATTAGGTGGTACATTCACTAATCTGCCTTATACGTTTACCCAGGTGAGTAACTAA
- a CDS encoding DUF817 domain-containing protein, with amino-acid sequence MKTAIKHFGIFVQQQALSCLFPVLVFAMLALSHLFTGILPRYDFMLIACLLIQAALYYTGIETKDEVLVICIFHLLGLVMELFKVHYGSWAYPEFAYLKIGGVPLYSGFMYASVASYMCQAWRRLNLQIQNWPNRYIARTIGILIYFNFFSNHFMPDIRYGIGVLILYFFRQSVVVFHLRRRAYRMPTILSFMLIGFFIWLAENIATRLGAWRYAYQHHAWTVVNYQKISSWAFLVIVSFIIVAELKLLKDSTKPLPVLSA; translated from the coding sequence ATGAAAACAGCTATTAAACATTTCGGGATCTTTGTACAGCAGCAGGCGCTCTCCTGCCTGTTCCCGGTTTTGGTATTTGCCATGCTGGCACTTTCGCATTTGTTTACAGGCATTTTGCCCCGGTATGACTTTATGCTGATAGCCTGCCTGCTTATCCAGGCTGCTTTATATTACACCGGGATCGAAACTAAGGATGAAGTACTGGTAATTTGCATATTTCATCTGCTGGGCCTGGTGATGGAGCTTTTTAAAGTTCACTACGGCTCATGGGCCTATCCTGAATTTGCTTATCTGAAAATAGGCGGAGTTCCGCTATATAGCGGCTTTATGTATGCCAGCGTTGCCAGCTATATGTGCCAAGCCTGGCGAAGGCTAAACCTGCAAATACAAAACTGGCCTAACCGCTACATTGCCCGCACTATAGGTATTTTGATATACTTTAATTTTTTCAGCAATCATTTTATGCCCGATATCCGCTATGGCATAGGCGTGCTGATCCTTTATTTTTTCAGGCAGTCGGTTGTAGTTTTTCATTTACGGAGACGGGCGTATCGCATGCCAACTATATTGTCATTTATGCTTATTGGCTTTTTCATCTGGCTTGCCGAAAATATAGCTACCCGGCTTGGAGCCTGGCGCTATGCCTACCAGCACCATGCCTGGACAGTAGTAAATTATCAGAAAATAAGCTCCTGGGCCTTCCTGGTAATTGTAAGCTTTATCATTGTTGCCGAATTAAAATTACTAAAAGATAGCACAAAACCGTTACCGGTGTTATCAGCTTGA
- a CDS encoding SRPBCC family protein, protein MSTQPFVIERVYSAPIQKVWEAITVKEKMKEWYFDLAEFKPEVGFEFEFTAGDNDNFQYRHLCRVTKVVEGKTIAYTWRYDGYEGDSEVTWELFPEGNGTKLILTHSGLETFPPLDSFKKENFVAGWTHITGISLKEYLEK, encoded by the coding sequence ATGAGCACACAACCATTTGTAATTGAACGCGTTTATTCAGCGCCCATTCAAAAGGTATGGGAAGCCATTACCGTTAAAGAAAAAATGAAAGAATGGTATTTCGACCTTGCCGAATTTAAACCCGAGGTAGGATTTGAATTTGAATTTACGGCGGGAGATAACGATAATTTTCAATACCGTCACCTGTGCCGGGTAACTAAAGTTGTTGAGGGTAAAACCATTGCTTATACCTGGCGATATGATGGCTACGAAGGCGATTCGGAAGTTACGTGGGAACTGTTCCCTGAAGGGAATGGTACCAAATTAATCCTCACCCATAGCGGTCTGGAAACTTTCCCGCCGTTGGATTCCTTCAAAAAAGAAAATTTTGTTGCCGGTTGGACACATATTACGGGTATTTCGCTTAAAGAGTACCTGGAAAAGTAA
- a CDS encoding glutamate synthase subunit beta, producing the protein MGKPTGFQEFNRELPSKVPAAERVKNYNEFVNLYTEEKLNQQSARCMNCGIPFCHSGCPLGNIIPEFNDAVYRKNWEEAYHILSSTNNFPEFTGRICPAPCESACVLGINKPPVAIEEIERHIIEIAYEKNLVKPTAPLVKTGKKVAVVGSGPAGLAAAAQLVKVGHTVTVYERDDRAGGLLRYGIPDFKLEKWVVERRVEVMEKDGVVFKYNSEVGVNVAADELVRNNDAVILAGGSTIPRNLNIPGRELKGIHFAMDFLKQQNKRVSNIEVTAEDIIATGKDVVVIGGGDTGSDCVGTSNRQGAASIKQFEVMFQPPAQRTQHMPWPTYPMVLKTTSSHEEGADRFWGVNTLEFLGDEEGNLRALKVVDVEWEQDFMGRPVKFHVVEGSEREIPCQRVFLAMGFLHPQHDTFINQLGVELDDRKNVKAKEGVYRTNVSKVFTAGDMRRGQSLVVWAISEGREAARKVDEFLMGHSLLESKDAVNQFDQVF; encoded by the coding sequence ATGGGAAAACCTACAGGATTTCAGGAGTTTAATCGCGAACTTCCATCAAAAGTTCCGGCTGCTGAACGCGTTAAGAACTATAACGAATTTGTGAATTTATATACTGAAGAGAAGCTTAACCAGCAATCGGCCAGGTGTATGAATTGCGGTATCCCTTTCTGCCATTCGGGATGCCCCCTTGGTAATATCATTCCTGAGTTTAACGACGCTGTGTATCGTAAAAACTGGGAAGAAGCTTACCATATATTATCATCAACTAATAACTTCCCTGAGTTTACGGGCCGCATCTGCCCTGCCCCATGCGAATCTGCATGTGTGTTAGGCATCAACAAGCCGCCTGTTGCTATTGAGGAAATTGAGCGCCACATCATCGAGATCGCTTATGAGAAAAACCTTGTAAAACCAACTGCACCGCTTGTTAAAACGGGCAAAAAGGTAGCCGTTGTAGGTTCGGGCCCTGCGGGTCTTGCCGCTGCTGCACAATTGGTGAAAGTTGGCCACACCGTTACCGTTTACGAACGTGATGACCGTGCAGGTGGTTTATTACGCTATGGCATCCCTGATTTTAAACTGGAAAAATGGGTTGTTGAGCGCCGCGTTGAAGTAATGGAAAAAGATGGCGTTGTATTTAAATACAACAGCGAGGTTGGTGTAAACGTAGCTGCTGATGAACTGGTACGTAACAACGATGCCGTGATTTTAGCAGGCGGTTCAACTATTCCGCGTAACCTTAACATTCCGGGCCGTGAGTTAAAAGGCATCCATTTTGCAATGGATTTCCTGAAACAGCAAAACAAACGTGTTAGCAATATTGAAGTTACTGCCGAAGATATTATAGCTACCGGTAAAGACGTAGTGGTAATTGGCGGCGGTGATACCGGGTCGGACTGTGTGGGTACTTCAAACCGTCAGGGTGCTGCATCAATCAAACAATTTGAGGTGATGTTCCAGCCGCCGGCTCAGCGTACACAGCATATGCCATGGCCTACTTACCCAATGGTACTGAAAACTACCAGCTCACACGAGGAAGGTGCCGACCGTTTCTGGGGTGTTAACACCTTAGAGTTTTTAGGTGATGAAGAAGGTAACCTTCGCGCGTTAAAAGTAGTTGATGTTGAATGGGAGCAGGACTTTATGGGTCGCCCGGTAAAATTCCATGTGGTTGAAGGTTCGGAGCGTGAGATACCTTGTCAGCGAGTATTCCTGGCTATGGGTTTTTTACATCCACAACATGATACTTTCATCAACCAGCTTGGTGTAGAACTTGACGACCGTAAAAACGTTAAAGCTAAAGAAGGTGTTTACCGTACCAATGTAAGCAAAGTATTTACAGCAGGCGATATGCGCCGCGGACAATCATTAGTGGTTTGGGCTATATCAGAAGGCCGTGAAGCTGCCCGTAAGGTTGACGAGTTTTTAATGGGACACTCCTTACTGGAAAGCAAAGATGCCGTTAACCAGTTCGACCAGGTGTTTTAA
- the ppnP gene encoding pyrimidine/purine nucleoside phosphorylase, translating to MINVNEYFEGAVKSLAYTTPQGRSTIGVIEPGEYEFGTSSHETMTVIEGSLEALLPGHDKWQTFTNGQTFEIEANTSFKVKTEIQSSYLCTYK from the coding sequence ATGATCAACGTAAACGAATATTTTGAAGGTGCCGTAAAATCACTGGCATACACTACCCCGCAGGGCCGCTCAACCATTGGCGTTATTGAGCCCGGCGAATATGAATTTGGCACATCAAGCCACGAAACCATGACCGTAATTGAAGGCAGTCTTGAAGCCCTCCTGCCCGGCCACGACAAATGGCAAACATTTACCAACGGCCAAACTTTTGAAATTGAAGCCAATACTTCATTTAAAGTAAAAACAGAAATACAGAGTTCTTATTTGTGTACTTATAAGTAG
- a CDS encoding ArsR/SmtB family transcription factor, whose protein sequence is MRRDVFQAIADPTRREIINLLASRQMNLNAVADNFDISRPAVSKHIKILTECGLLVIKQQGRERYCHADLKQLKQVTDWAEQYRRFWTQKLDALDAFLTNEQNTDNQKNNKL, encoded by the coding sequence ATGCGAAGAGATGTTTTCCAGGCCATTGCCGACCCAACCCGCCGTGAGATCATTAACCTGCTGGCCAGCCGGCAAATGAACCTTAATGCCGTGGCCGATAATTTTGATATCAGCAGGCCGGCTGTATCCAAGCACATAAAAATATTAACCGAATGCGGGTTGCTCGTTATTAAGCAACAGGGGAGGGAACGCTATTGCCATGCCGATTTGAAACAGTTAAAGCAAGTTACAGACTGGGCAGAGCAATACCGCCGGTTTTGGACGCAGAAGCTGGATGCCCTCGACGCTTTTTTAACCAACGAACAAAATACAGATAACCAAAAAAACAACAAACTATGA
- a CDS encoding CYTH domain-containing protein — MAIEIERKFLVDQEKWQLVTKPEAMHFRQGYIFSDEKKTIRVRVTDTEAYITIKGSTAGFSRSEFEYTIPAADGIQLLDNFAVSELEKYRYRITYTGKLWEVDEFLGDNQGLLMAEIELGSEDEKFELPPWVTTEVTGDDRYYNARLSVHPFKNW; from the coding sequence ATGGCAATTGAAATAGAACGTAAATTTTTGGTAGATCAGGAGAAATGGCAGCTGGTAACAAAGCCTGAGGCAATGCATTTCAGGCAGGGGTATATTTTTAGTGATGAAAAGAAAACAATAAGGGTACGGGTTACTGATACAGAAGCATATATCACTATAAAAGGAAGTACAGCAGGTTTTAGCCGGAGCGAGTTTGAATACACCATTCCCGCAGCCGATGGCATTCAATTGCTTGATAACTTTGCAGTCTCTGAACTGGAAAAATACCGCTACCGCATTACTTATACCGGTAAACTTTGGGAAGTTGACGAGTTTTTAGGCGATAACCAGGGTTTACTGATGGCCGAAATTGAGCTTGGCAGCGAGGATGAAAAGTTTGAACTGCCGCCATGGGTAACAACTGAGGTAACCGGCGATGATCGGTATTATAATGCCAGATTAAGCGTTCATCCTTTTAAAAACTGGTAG
- a CDS encoding sugar O-acetyltransferase: MTELEKMTSGELYNAGDAELVAARSKARQLFTQYNATSYDDKETKTALLKQLLGSFKGNIDIQSPFYCDYGFNIIAGDNLFLNFNCIILDCARVTFGDNVFLAPNVQLYTAYHPVIAAERIKGPEYAAPITIGNNVWLGGGVIVCPGVIIGDNTTIGAGSVVTKSIPANVVAAGNPCRVIREL; this comes from the coding sequence ATGACTGAACTTGAAAAAATGACATCCGGCGAACTGTACAATGCAGGGGATGCCGAACTTGTTGCCGCCCGTTCAAAAGCCCGGCAATTGTTTACACAATATAATGCAACAAGCTATGATGACAAGGAAACCAAAACAGCCCTGTTAAAACAACTGCTGGGAAGCTTTAAAGGCAATATTGATATTCAATCGCCTTTTTACTGTGATTATGGCTTTAATATAATAGCCGGGGATAACCTGTTTCTGAATTTTAACTGCATTATATTGGATTGTGCCCGTGTTACCTTCGGTGATAACGTGTTCCTGGCGCCCAATGTGCAGCTTTATACAGCCTATCACCCGGTCATAGCTGCCGAACGGATCAAAGGCCCCGAATATGCGGCACCTATTACTATTGGCAATAACGTGTGGCTGGGTGGTGGTGTAATTGTTTGTCCCGGAGTCATCATAGGTGATAATACGACAATAGGTGCAGGAAGTGTGGTGACCAAAAGTATTCCGGCAAATGTAGTTGCTGCAGGAAATCCATGCCGGGTGATCAGAGAATTATGA
- a CDS encoding oxygenase MpaB family protein: MDLFVDEHSIVRRIWGKADTILFIFAGAAAEFALNKAVDWLYFTGKLPADPLARLFSTVAYSRQIIFSGREEALKAIDKINAIHKGVETARGSQIPDWAYRDVLFLLIDLSIRSYELLEKPLSAAEKAEVFNVFNRVGKRMQLTGLPIDYQHYQQMRQEHLQNNLINSDFTADLYRQYKKHLGFARYQILKQAQLLTVPTQVSQELLLGKIAWLWPVLKVYKAIKNLKPGKFLRDALLPVQYKIQIQGMDQAYALN, from the coding sequence ATGGACCTTTTTGTAGATGAACATTCGATAGTGCGCAGGATCTGGGGCAAGGCAGATACCATCCTGTTCATTTTTGCAGGTGCAGCAGCCGAGTTTGCTTTAAATAAGGCTGTCGACTGGCTTTATTTCACCGGAAAACTCCCTGCCGATCCTTTAGCGCGATTGTTTAGCACTGTAGCTTATTCCCGGCAGATCATTTTTTCGGGGCGTGAAGAGGCGTTAAAGGCCATCGATAAAATAAACGCCATACATAAAGGAGTTGAAACGGCCCGTGGTTCCCAAATACCCGACTGGGCTTATCGTGATGTGCTGTTCCTGTTGATCGATCTGTCCATCCGTTCATATGAATTACTGGAAAAGCCTCTTAGCGCAGCCGAAAAAGCCGAAGTGTTTAATGTATTTAACCGGGTTGGCAAACGAATGCAGCTAACAGGTCTGCCAATAGATTATCAACACTACCAGCAAATGCGACAAGAACATCTTCAAAACAACTTAATTAACAGCGATTTTACTGCCGACTTATACCGTCAGTATAAAAAACATCTTGGTTTTGCCCGGTACCAGATTCTGAAGCAGGCACAGTTGCTAACCGTGCCCACGCAGGTTAGCCAGGAACTGCTGCTGGGTAAAATAGCCTGGCTTTGGCCTGTATTAAAGGTATACAAGGCAATAAAGAATCTTAAACCCGGAAAGTTTTTAAGGGATGCCCTCCTGCCGGTACAATACAAAATCCAGATCCAGGGAATGGACCAGGCATACGCTTTAAATTAA
- the gltB gene encoding glutamate synthase large subunit, with the protein MDQTDSHQGLYRPEFEHDSCGTGFITNINGHKTNQIIDNALTMLENMEHRGACGCDPESGDGAGILIQLPHEFLMEECSNLEISLPEPGEYGVGMIFLPKDSAQKKACRTIINNAIEKLGLHKLGERKLTVDSSVIGETARQAEPDIEQIYIARPHHITNADDFERKLFVLRRYINKTITETVAGASDNFYFTSLSCKTIIYKGQLTTYQLRKYYTDLSDPRIASGFAMIHSRFSTNTFPSWKLAQPFRLIAHNGEINTLTGNLNWFYAGLKSYASSYFTAEEMDMLLPVIDNNQSDSACLDNIIEILLHSGRSLPHVMMMLVPEAWDGNEAMDPLKKAFYEFHATLMEPWDGPAAITFTDGKLVGALLDRNGLRPLRFVITNDGRVIAASEAGTLAIDESTVLRKGRLQPGKMLLIDTEKGRIITDEEIKQQIASQQPYGRWLENYKINLSELSEPRLAFASLSEASVYRYQQVFGYSREDIDTIIKPMALDGKEPVGSMGTDVPLAILSDKPQHLSSYFKQFFAQVTNPPIDPIRERLVMSLATFIGNNGNLLDEDKMHCHCVVLKHPILKNHQLEKLRSIDTGLFHAKTLQTYFKADGLPGSLEKGIARLCRYAEDAVDDGFEVLILSDRAVDSEHAPIPTLLAVSAVHHHLIRKGRRGAVGLVVETGDAWEVHHFACLLAFGATAINPYLALSTIETLKDNGSLETSYDIKKLRNNYVKSINDGLLKIFSKMGISTLQSYHGAQVFEILGLNKSVVDKYFHGAVTRIGGLGLDEIAREALCKHKMGFEAKGADNLLPEGGIYQWKRRGEAHLFNPTTVHLLQHATRTNSYEVYKNYAKVVNEQTEKHFTIRGLLDFAHHRESISIDEVEPAESIMKRFATGAMSFGSISHEAHSTMAIAMNRIGGKSNTGEGGEDEMRYDKLPNGDSLRSAIKQVASGRFGVTSNYLTNADELQIKMAQGAKPGEGGQLPGHKVDDWIAKTRHSTPGVGLISPPPHHDIYSIEDLAQLIFDLKNANRAARINVKLVSKAGVGTIAAGVAKAHADVILIAGYDGGTGASPISSIKHAGLPWELGLTEAHQTLVRNKLRSRVVLQTDGQLKTGRDLAIAALMGAEEWGVATAALVAGGCIMMRKCHLNTCPVGVATQDPELRKLFSGKPEHIVNLFRFMAEELREIMAELGFRTIHEMVGRVQFLKVKDNLQSWKAKKIDLSGILHPVTNTKGMTLYNSESQDHGMANILDWKLWEAAKPAIEDKTPVFASFDVINVDRTIGTLLSNEISKVYGSAGLPDNTVNFKFKGSAGQSFAAFTTKGVSFELEGEANDYVGKGLSGAQIAVYPAANATFVPEDNIIIGNVALYGATSGELFVGGMAGERFAVRNSGATTVVEGIGDHGCEYMTGGRALILGNTGRNFAAGMSGGIAWVYNPEGTFAENCNTEMVDLDPLSVQDEEQILTLLRKHITLTGSKLAQKILNNWNEASTQFVKVFPREYKKVLEKLQYQTIG; encoded by the coding sequence ATGGATCAAACTGATAGCCACCAGGGTCTTTACAGACCGGAATTTGAACACGATTCGTGCGGAACGGGATTTATAACCAATATCAACGGTCATAAAACCAACCAAATTATTGATAACGCGTTAACCATGCTTGAAAACATGGAACATCGTGGTGCGTGCGGATGCGACCCCGAGAGCGGGGACGGTGCGGGAATTTTAATACAATTGCCCCATGAGTTTTTAATGGAAGAATGCTCAAACCTTGAGATCAGCCTGCCGGAACCCGGCGAGTATGGTGTAGGTATGATATTTTTACCTAAAGATTCGGCCCAGAAAAAGGCCTGCCGTACCATTATTAACAATGCTATTGAAAAATTAGGTTTACATAAGCTGGGCGAGCGTAAGCTTACCGTTGATTCATCAGTTATTGGTGAAACAGCCCGCCAGGCCGAGCCTGATATTGAGCAAATTTATATTGCAAGACCGCATCATATTACCAACGCCGATGATTTTGAACGCAAATTATTCGTGCTCAGAAGGTATATCAACAAAACCATTACTGAAACGGTAGCCGGCGCTTCTGATAATTTTTATTTTACATCATTAAGCTGTAAAACCATTATTTACAAAGGGCAGCTTACTACCTACCAGCTGCGTAAATACTATACTGATCTTTCTGATCCGCGTATCGCATCGGGCTTTGCCATGATCCACTCGCGTTTCTCTACCAATACTTTCCCTTCATGGAAACTGGCCCAGCCATTCCGCTTAATTGCGCATAACGGCGAGATCAATACTCTTACAGGTAACTTAAACTGGTTTTATGCCGGCCTGAAATCATACGCTTCGTCTTACTTTACTGCCGAAGAAATGGACATGTTGTTGCCGGTGATTGATAACAACCAGTCGGATTCTGCCTGCCTGGATAATATCATTGAAATATTGTTGCACTCCGGCCGTTCATTGCCGCATGTAATGATGATGCTGGTGCCTGAAGCATGGGATGGCAACGAAGCCATGGATCCGCTTAAAAAAGCGTTCTACGAATTTCACGCTACTTTGATGGAGCCATGGGATGGACCTGCCGCTATTACCTTTACCGATGGTAAACTGGTAGGTGCCCTGCTTGACCGTAACGGCTTGCGCCCGCTACGTTTCGTAATCACCAATGATGGTCGTGTAATAGCAGCATCAGAAGCCGGCACTTTAGCTATCGACGAAAGCACTGTTTTACGCAAAGGCCGCTTACAGCCTGGTAAAATGTTATTGATCGATACTGAAAAAGGCCGCATCATCACTGATGAAGAGATCAAGCAACAAATTGCATCACAGCAGCCATACGGCCGCTGGTTAGAGAATTATAAAATTAACCTGAGCGAGCTTTCAGAACCACGTTTGGCTTTCGCCAGCTTGTCTGAAGCCTCTGTATACCGTTACCAGCAGGTATTTGGCTACAGCCGTGAGGATATCGACACCATCATTAAACCGATGGCATTAGACGGCAAAGAGCCTGTAGGCTCAATGGGTACCGATGTGCCTTTGGCTATCCTTTCGGATAAACCTCAGCACCTGTCAAGCTATTTCAAACAATTCTTTGCCCAGGTAACCAACCCGCCAATCGACCCGATCCGTGAGCGTTTGGTGATGAGCCTTGCTACCTTTATCGGTAACAATGGCAACCTGTTAGACGAAGATAAAATGCACTGCCATTGCGTGGTATTGAAACACCCGATATTGAAAAACCACCAGTTAGAAAAACTGCGCAGTATCGATACCGGCCTGTTCCACGCTAAAACCCTGCAAACATACTTTAAGGCTGATGGCCTGCCGGGTTCATTGGAAAAAGGCATTGCCCGCCTTTGCCGCTATGCCGAAGATGCCGTTGATGACGGCTTCGAAGTATTGATCCTTTCGGATCGTGCGGTTGACTCTGAGCATGCTCCTATCCCTACCCTGCTTGCTGTATCGGCAGTACACCACCACCTGATCCGCAAAGGTCGCCGTGGCGCTGTTGGTCTGGTTGTTGAAACCGGCGATGCCTGGGAAGTGCATCACTTTGCCTGCTTACTGGCCTTTGGTGCTACAGCTATCAACCCATACCTGGCGCTTTCAACTATTGAAACGCTTAAAGATAACGGCAGCCTTGAAACCAGTTACGATATCAAAAAGCTGCGTAACAACTACGTTAAATCTATTAACGATGGCTTGCTGAAGATCTTCTCGAAAATGGGGATCTCAACCTTACAGTCATACCATGGCGCACAGGTATTCGAGATCCTTGGTTTGAACAAGTCAGTTGTTGACAAATACTTCCACGGTGCAGTTACCCGTATAGGCGGTTTAGGCCTTGACGAAATTGCCCGCGAAGCCCTTTGCAAACACAAAATGGGCTTTGAAGCTAAAGGAGCTGACAACCTGTTACCTGAAGGTGGTATCTACCAGTGGAAACGCCGCGGCGAAGCCCACTTGTTTAATCCTACTACCGTTCACCTGTTACAGCACGCCACACGTACTAATAGCTACGAGGTATATAAGAACTACGCTAAGGTAGTTAACGAGCAAACTGAAAAGCACTTCACCATCCGTGGTTTACTTGATTTTGCCCACCACCGCGAATCAATCAGCATTGATGAGGTTGAACCTGCAGAAAGCATCATGAAGCGTTTTGCTACAGGTGCCATGTCATTCGGCTCTATCTCGCACGAGGCGCACAGCACCATGGCTATTGCCATGAACCGCATTGGCGGCAAAAGCAATACCGGTGAAGGTGGCGAGGATGAAATGCGTTACGACAAATTGCCAAACGGCGATTCATTACGTTCAGCAATTAAGCAGGTAGCATCAGGCCGTTTTGGGGTAACTTCAAACTACCTTACAAATGCCGATGAGTTACAGATAAAAATGGCGCAGGGCGCAAAACCAGGTGAAGGCGGTCAGCTGCCGGGCCATAAGGTTGACGACTGGATCGCTAAAACCCGCCATTCTACCCCGGGTGTAGGTTTGATCTCACCTCCGCCGCACCACGATATTTACTCTATCGAAGATTTGGCACAACTAATCTTCGACCTTAAAAATGCTAACCGTGCAGCACGTATCAACGTTAAGCTGGTATCAAAAGCAGGTGTGGGTACTATTGCAGCAGGTGTTGCTAAAGCTCACGCCGATGTGATCCTGATTGCCGGTTATGACGGTGGTACAGGCGCATCGCCAATAAGCTCTATCAAACACGCCGGTTTACCATGGGAACTTGGTTTAACCGAAGCTCACCAAACACTGGTACGCAACAAACTGCGTAGCCGTGTGGTATTACAAACAGATGGTCAGCTGAAAACCGGCAGGGATTTGGCTATCGCTGCCCTGATGGGTGCCGAAGAATGGGGTGTAGCTACTGCTGCCCTTGTTGCAGGCGGCTGTATCATGATGCGTAAATGCCACTTAAATACCTGTCCTGTAGGTGTTGCTACCCAGGACCCTGAATTGCGCAAATTATTCTCGGGCAAACCTGAGCATATCGTAAACCTGTTCCGCTTTATGGCTGAGGAATTACGTGAGATCATGGCCGAGCTTGGTTTCCGCACCATTCATGAAATGGTTGGCCGCGTACAATTCCTGAAAGTAAAAGATAACCTGCAAAGCTGGAAAGCCAAAAAGATTGATCTTAGCGGCATCCTGCACCCGGTTACCAACACCAAAGGCATGACCCTGTACAACAGTGAATCACAGGATCATGGCATGGCCAATATCCTTGACTGGAAACTATGGGAAGCTGCGAAGCCTGCTATTGAAGATAAAACCCCGGTATTTGCTTCGTTTGATGTGATTAACGTTGACCGAACCATCGGTACCTTGTTATCTAACGAGATCTCTAAAGTTTATGGTTCGGCTGGTTTACCTGACAATACTGTTAACTTCAAATTTAAAGGTTCGGCCGGTCAAAGCTTTGCAGCATTCACCACTAAAGGTGTTTCTTTCGAATTGGAAGGCGAAGCTAACGACTATGTAGGTAAAGGTCTCTCGGGTGCCCAGATAGCTGTTTATCCTGCTGCCAATGCAACCTTTGTACCTGAAGATAACATCATCATCGGTAACGTAGCCCTTTATGGCGCTACATCAGGTGAATTGTTTGTAGGTGGTATGGCCGGCGAACGTTTCGCGGTACGTAACTCTGGCGCTACCACTGTTGTTGAAGGTATCGGCGACCATGGTTGCGAGTACATGACCGGTGGTCGTGCGCTTATTCTTGGTAATACAGGCCGCAACTTTGCAGCCGGTATGAGCGGAGGTATAGCATGGGTTTACAATCCTGAAGGTACGTTTGCAGAAAACTGCAATACCGAAATGGTTGACCTTGACCCGCTAAGCGTACAAGACGAAGAGCAGATCCTCACCCTGCTGCGTAAACACATCACTTTAACCGGCAGCAAGCTGGCGCAAAAGATACTAAACAACTGGAATGAAGCATCAACCCAGTTTGTGAAAGTATTCCCGAGAGAGTATAAAAAAGTATTAGAGAAATTACAATATCAAACCATAGGCTAA